From Hydra vulgaris chromosome 15, alternate assembly HydraT2T_AEP, one genomic window encodes:
- the LOC100205338 gene encoding uncharacterized protein LOC100205338 isoform X1 yields the protein MQQEAVNDCTSKHSAVNYWIKLRCMRTNNVFFVAPDGSKFSSTNDIAKFVAVMFGLYSEIETFLLKLQELSISKEIFDEDLSDLQAAIKNHYANLFTKEKSFLTMLSDNFTSIKNLSGEEQTLKKVEVQTVEKGIIEKDRVQTFNHEVFRHAKSCPNNDILTSKRFPILKNVKNENCKTQTENEVSKTDNDGGSLSLTCADRINKSVKDFDGLIKNNESSANTSAGERVYTKNALSQFAVQPFNNFNIKNPQKSKQRPIRMSPYFKKLHPSKVNTGLRGVHNTVRYIPTSSPFNLIQERLYMKPWQLLIATIFLNKTSATVALPLFWQFVSRFPTPNDVNEKNFEEISALMKPLGLNYRRAKNIIQFSFEYLHKDWKYPRELYGIGKYGDDSYRMFCLGQFDNVHPTDNKLNLYKVWLKEHISKILT from the exons ATGCAACAGGAAGCAGTAAACGATTGTACATCTAAACATTCTGCAGTAAATTACTGGATTAAACTTAGATGTATGCgtacaaataatgttttttttgttgctccTGATGGTTCTAAATTTTCATCTACCAACGATATCGCTAAGTTTGTTGCAGTTATGTTTGGATTATATTCAGAAATTGAAACTTTCTTACTAAAGCTCCAAGAACTTtctatttcaaaagaaatttttgatgaGGATTTATCGGACTTGCAAGCcgcaataaaaaatcattatgctaatctatttacaaaagaaaaatcttttcttaCGATGTTGAGTGACaattttacaagtattaaaaATCTTTCAGGTGAAGAacagactttaaaaaaagttgaagttcaGACCGTAGAAAAAGGGATCATAGAAAAAGATAGAGTTCAAACTTTCAATCACGAAGTTTTTCGACATGCAAAAAGTTGTCCAAATAACGatattttaacttcaaaacGTTTTccgattttaaaaaatgttaaaaatgaaaattgtaaaacacAGACAGAAAATGAAGTGTCAAAAACCGACAATGACGGAGGCAGTTTAAGTTTAACTTGTGCGGatagaattaataaaagtgTTAAAGACTTTGATggactaataaaaaataatgaatccTCAGCCAATACTTCTGCTGGCGAGAGAGTTTATACAAAGAATGCCTTGTCTCAGTTTGCGGTGCAACCCTTTAacaatttcaatataaaaaatcctcaaaaaagTAAACAGAGACCTATCCGCATGAGCccgtattttaaaaagttacatcCTTCTAAAG ttaatacCGGTTTGCGTGGTGTCCATAACACCGTTCGTTATATTCCTACCTCCTCTCCATTTAATCTCATACAAGAACGCTTGTATATGAAACCATGGCAACTTTTGATTGCtacaatatttctaaataaaacatcTGCCACAGTTGCTCTACCGTTATTCTGGCAATTTGTAAGCAGGTTTCCAACGCCGAATGATGTAAACGAAAAAAACTTCGAAGAAATATCAG CTTTAATGAAACCTCTTGGATTAAACTATCGGCgtgcaaaaaatataatacagttTTCATTCGAGTATCTTCATAAAGACTGGAAGTACCCTAGAGAATTATATGGAATCGGAAAGTATGGTGATGATTCCTATCGTATGTTTTGTCTCGGACAGTTTGATAATGTTCATCCTACAGACAATAAACTTAACTTATATAAAGTTTGGTTAAAGGAgcatatttctaaaatattaacatga
- the LOC100205338 gene encoding uncharacterized protein LOC100205338 isoform X2 codes for MQQEAVNDCTSKHSAVNYWIKLRCMRTNNVFFVAPDGSKFSSTNDIAKFVAVMFGLYSEIETFLLKLQELSISKEIFDEDLSDLQAAIKNHYANLFTKEKSFLTMLSDNFTSIKNLSGEEQTLKKVEVQTVEKGIIEKDRVQTFNHEVFRHAKSCPNNDILTSKRFPILKNVKNENCKTQTENEVSKTDNDGGSLSLTCADRINKSVKDFDGLIKNNESSANTSAGERVYTKNALSQFAVQPFNNFNIKNPQKSKQRPIRMSPYFKKLHPSKALMKPLGLNYRRAKNIIQFSFEYLHKDWKYPRELYGIGKYGDDSYRMFCLGQFDNVHPTDNKLNLYKVWLKEHISKILT; via the exons ATGCAACAGGAAGCAGTAAACGATTGTACATCTAAACATTCTGCAGTAAATTACTGGATTAAACTTAGATGTATGCgtacaaataatgttttttttgttgctccTGATGGTTCTAAATTTTCATCTACCAACGATATCGCTAAGTTTGTTGCAGTTATGTTTGGATTATATTCAGAAATTGAAACTTTCTTACTAAAGCTCCAAGAACTTtctatttcaaaagaaatttttgatgaGGATTTATCGGACTTGCAAGCcgcaataaaaaatcattatgctaatctatttacaaaagaaaaatcttttcttaCGATGTTGAGTGACaattttacaagtattaaaaATCTTTCAGGTGAAGAacagactttaaaaaaagttgaagttcaGACCGTAGAAAAAGGGATCATAGAAAAAGATAGAGTTCAAACTTTCAATCACGAAGTTTTTCGACATGCAAAAAGTTGTCCAAATAACGatattttaacttcaaaacGTTTTccgattttaaaaaatgttaaaaatgaaaattgtaaaacacAGACAGAAAATGAAGTGTCAAAAACCGACAATGACGGAGGCAGTTTAAGTTTAACTTGTGCGGatagaattaataaaagtgTTAAAGACTTTGATggactaataaaaaataatgaatccTCAGCCAATACTTCTGCTGGCGAGAGAGTTTATACAAAGAATGCCTTGTCTCAGTTTGCGGTGCAACCCTTTAacaatttcaatataaaaaatcctcaaaaaagTAAACAGAGACCTATCCGCATGAGCccgtattttaaaaagttacatcCTTCTAAAG CTTTAATGAAACCTCTTGGATTAAACTATCGGCgtgcaaaaaatataatacagttTTCATTCGAGTATCTTCATAAAGACTGGAAGTACCCTAGAGAATTATATGGAATCGGAAAGTATGGTGATGATTCCTATCGTATGTTTTGTCTCGGACAGTTTGATAATGTTCATCCTACAGACAATAAACTTAACTTATATAAAGTTTGGTTAAAGGAgcatatttctaaaatattaacatga
- the LOC105845383 gene encoding ankyrin repeat domain-containing protein 49 isoform X2 has protein sequence MRYTFFSKNMIDLSNQKNETENTSNERGDHLLPVHFLPEGKKCYDWINEDIDESKSTSACKQSTNSSIYTFASIGNDPGSSSDINSDKIKLFLKSAENGDVDLLKELLFELPILINCSDHDGYTAMHRASYSGHLSVIQFLIDHKGSIRARTNDGWEPLHCAARWNHVDVCSFLLKYGADVNAQTKGLQTALHFASLSLDNAQLLEMLLLRADISPNLKNSAGDTPYDLAYRSGEHVKLFELVHEGLKV, from the exons aTGCGATATACTTTTTTCAGCAAAAATATGATagatttatccaatcaaaaaaatgaaacggAAAATACTTCAAATGAAAGAGGGGATCACTTACTTCCAGTCCATTTTTTGCCTGAAGGTAAAAAGTGTTATGATTGGATAAATGAAGATATTGATGAATCCAAAAGTACATCGGCATGCAAGCAGTCAACAAATAGTTCAATTTACACTTTTGCAAGTATAGGTAATGACCCTGGAAGCAGTTCCGACATAAACAGTGataagattaaactttttttgaaaagtgcAGAAAATGGAGATGTTGATTTgttaaaagaacttttgttTGAGTTGCCAATTCTAATAAATTGTTCAGATCATGACGGTTATACTGCAATGCACCGTGCAAGTTATTCAGGTCATCTTTCGGTAATCCAGTTTTTAATTGATCATAAAGGAAGTATTAGGGCCAGAACTAACGATGGTTGGGAACCCTTACACTGTGCTGCACGTTGGA acCATGTGGAtgtttgttcatttttacttaaatatggTGCTGACGTTAATGCGCAAACCAAAGGACTTCAAACAGCACTTCATTTCGCGTCTTTATCATTGGATAATGCACAACTGTTAGAAATGCTCCTTTTGAGAGCAGATATTTCTCCTAACTTGAAAAATAGTGCAGGAGACACTCCATATGATTTAGCTTACAGAAGCGGTGAACATGTCAAACTCTTTGAACTGGTGCACGAAGGGTTGAAGGTATGA
- the LOC124812554 gene encoding heme-binding protein 2, whose translation MGIIISYFSDDALKNKVETDYIKPKIYGKLDGPVFINLDYNNIYATRHYDASLWVSTVVSGNLNKAWNEGLPKLKEYINGKNQKKWVLPKPCIVTLKRTCSNELNAKLNLNSSFTETNKTTVSMFISKHFSCEAPGPLDSTVFLQEEYKRIYYCGIFNGQNFAEENTDKYFQILHAKLMSNKETFDKHSFFIAFYNIKTKKIGKQKYFECWLYGERIESDFKCLKTYQEESNELEESKVEMDNDAEENND comes from the exons atGGGAATTATTATTTCGTACTTCTCTGACGATGCCTTGAAAAATAAAGTGGAGACTGACTATATAAAGCCCAAAATATACGGAAAACTCGATGGAccagtttttattaacttagaCTACAACAACATTTATGCAACAAGACATTACGATGCATCACTCTGGGTTTCGACGGTTGTTTCGGGAAACTTAAATAAAGCATGGAATGAAGGATTGCCGAAACTTAAAGAATACATCAACg gcaaaaatcaaaaaaaatgggTACTACCAAAACCTTGCATAGTAACATTGAAAAGGACTTGTTCAAACGAACTTAATGCAAAACTAAACCTTAATAGTAGTTTTACTGAGACAAACAAGACAACAGTTTCAATGTttatatcaaaacatttttcatgCGAAGCCCCTGGACCATTGGATAGTACAGTGTTCCTACAAGAAGAATACAAACGCATATACTACTGTGGCATTTTTAATGGCCAGAATTTTGCAGAGGAAAACACagacaaatattttcaaattttacacGCTAAATTGATGAGTAACAAAGAAACATTTGATAAACactctttttttattgcattttacaatattaaaacaaaaaaaattggcaaGCAAAAATACTTTGAATGTTGGTTGTATGGTGAGAGAATAGAAagtgattttaaatgtttaaaaacataccAAGAAGAAAGCAATGAATTAGAGGAGAGTAAAGTAGAAATGGACAACGATGCCGAAGAAAATAATGATTAA